The Spea bombifrons isolate aSpeBom1 chromosome 7, aSpeBom1.2.pri, whole genome shotgun sequence genomic interval GTAGACTCTGTCAAACACAACTCAGTTGCTGCACCTGTCAAGAGTCTGAAATCCGAGAACATTCATGCCCCCCCATCTTAAACGTTTAAATCCCGGGCAGCACTGCATACTAACGGAGAttgtttaacccattaaatgTCAGAGGTGTGATACATTAGGTAGCCAAATTTGCTGACAGCTGCCAAAGGAACTATGGAGAAATGTGCACGCCATTATAAACTGAAGTTCCAAACGCACAATAAACTAAATCACACCTTGGCTGGGGGTCTCTTTAGTTATTGTGTTATCCTAAATTTGGGATTTAAATAATAGCCCCCCCCTTACCGTTTTCACCATACTCTAAAGTGGAATGGTCTCTTATGGGAATGTTACAATACTTAAGATTGTCAGGATGAACTATAGAGAAACCTCACTACATACATAGACAACGCATTGGTTCTAGATTCTAGGAGTGGACATAATCAAGAAAAAATATCTCCCTTTATgtgtaaaaaatgaattaaaaaaaacttcacatTAAGGTTTTGAGAATAGACTGTAGCAAGCtgtttcgggccccaaaattaagatgcgtcttatacatggggaaatacggtatgtagtgctgtcaaatatgttccttttgtaatattagattttatttggcGCCCACTTGAAATAATCCGATCTGAGATtatgactttttttaataggaaatgtACCGGACGAATGTTTGTATTTAACCCAAAGAAAGGAGACTGGAAAGACCTTCCACCCATGAGAACAGCTCGTTCCATGTTTGGGGCAACAATACATAATGGCAAGATCTTTGTAGCCGGAGGTGTCACTGAAGAAGGTCTAACCGCATCAGTTGAAGCGTATGATATTGCAACCAACAAGTGAGTATATTtgaagtttttttaataaaagtaactgTATTTTAAGTTGATTGCAATAATTACCTATTGAACTTTCTTTCTCTAGACTTTGGTGCATAGTGCACAAAGCATTTGGCTTCCTCACATTCATTTGATGGcaataactaaatatatttgttcacttttttttttaaggtgggaGACGATTTCAGAATTCCCCCAGGAGAGAAGTTCAATTAACATGACGACTCTAGCCGGGTCTTTGTATGCAATCGGAGGCTTTGCTATGGTTCAGCTCGAATCCCAGGAATTTGCACCATCGGAAGTCACTGATGTGTGGAAGTAAGTGGagatcttttttaaaaaagtggatCTATGAATTTTACATTTAGAACTCCGATTCACTTATAGACGAAAAGTGCTGTTCCAAATGATTATTTAGGGCTCTGACTTTGTATACATGTTACAGAAATGCAATAGCTTGGTATATGTAATAGAAACCCTACTCATGTTCCATTGGAGTCAGGGGTAGTTCTAAATTTTAAGGGGATCAAGCAATATTATTTATGGAGCCCTTACCTgtaattcaattaattaaaagaaaataaaaaactgtCTCTTCTTCTGGGTGCCTGAAATGTTGGTGGGTTATAGGTATACCTTAAATCAATGGGGCTTCTATGCTGCTGCTTAACCTTCTTACATGATAGCATCAGCTCTGATCGAAGCGACCATATTAATCCCGATTAATTCCAGGCAATAATTGTAAGATGTCAGCTTCCGTGGGGTAAAATAGTTCATTGCCTTACTAATTTAATGTAGTTATGCTACCTCTAATCTTATTTCTACCATATACCATTGAGTTAAGGTCTGAAGCTGACACTTACAGGAGATGTTCCTAAAATAGTCCTCTTGACCCAAAACaatgcaagaaaaataaattgcttgAAATGTGAATTGTACTATAAGCTTTATCATTAGAATAAGCCTTTTAATAGTTTTGATTTTAGGAATAATTAAGGATGTGGAgagaattatataaaatattatagtgCAACAAAATCTACAAAACCCGGAATTTTCATACGTTGCATCAAGACAGATTGGATTGTATATTGGATTGGATTGTAGTAACAGTTCTTAATGAATTCCTACTCGCTTTCTTCTCAGGTTTGAGGATGACAAAAAAGAATGGAGCGGAATGTTAAAAGAAATCAGATACGCTTCTGGAGCCACCTGTCTTCAGACACGCCTCAACCTTTTTAAACTTACAAAGTTATAAGTGTACACTTAAAGTTTACAGAAAAATGCGTTGTCCTTTGTTTTTGTCACTGCTACTTGttcaagaataaaacaaaagttgTACAGAAATTTATAGCTAAAAGAATAAAACTGTTGACTTCCATACATCGTGGACAAACAAAATCTCCGTTCTTGGGTTGGAGTGGTGTGCGGGTCTTGAGTATAGATAATAGGTTtggaatataaaaatgtagtagGGGCAGACTTACAAGAGCCAATATTTAATAACCAtgttctatatataaataaatacatacatgtgagtgtatgatttttttatagattatgTTTTCCACTGATTTTTACACCAGAGGGCCTACAGAACCCAAGACCTAGTTGAGCCCACCTTGTCATGAAGGGAGAAGTGTTAGCTGGAACTAAGAAGGGCTGAAGCAGCTCCTTTAGGGGTCCGCATCTACAGCCACAGGGGTCCGCATCCACAAGGACACGTGCAATGACCCGTGCTGGCAGTTGGCCTTGAACACAGAATTATTGAGCTGGGATGTACTCTGGCTCATGGTTTCTATAACTTATTAGACTGTTTATGAAAATAAGATGGGCAGATTCATAAAACGGATTACAAttcatattataattatttcccATTAAAAGTTACTATTTTTAAGCAACAGTCACAATCATGGTATGAATAAATGACTAGAACGTGTTATTTTGGTGTCAAGGGGTAAAATATGGATAAAACGTCACCTGGGAAATCTGTGCTATATGTCCTATCTCTCCCAAATTTTCACCCTCACACATTCTAAAGTTTTGATTTCTATATACAAAATGCAATGATTTGTTTAGAGGTGGGGGTCTTGGTTTCAGCAAGATTTTAGAGATCAAAGTAAACAAACAGATGTAAGTATGTAGGGGGGGACCTAAAAAGGATTACTGAGAGGCTGCTAAAAtcattttggaaaaaatatttttattgaaaataaaatataaatacattctaTAAAAAAGCATTATAAGTCATCAAATAGTTTCTTCCTTAAGTAGTCCTTCCAGGCATCTTTTGTGGACAGCTCCATTGAGTTCCACTCCAagctagaaatctgaaaaatgcACATAATCAGTAATtagaacaatacaatatattttccatGTATTAGCTCAGAAATCTCCATAAGACATATGACTCGTGTGCCTCAAATGCCCTTTTTAGGGGGACATGGGAGGCAAGGAAGAGGGGCTTAGTTCTAGCCCTGCTGATTTCAGACGCTCTTTCAAGCACCTCTCTCCTGATTGTCTTTGTGCCTAGGTGTGTCTGAATGCAAATGCTgccttttgtaatatatttgacaacccttcaaatattttattataacacaGATTTACAATTATGCTTCATTAGCTAAATTGTTATATTTCATAAAAGAATTTTGATTCAGCCATTTTCTAAACTCCTTGACAGATCTTACAGCGCTGGCATGAagcagtataaaatatttttaactaaaataaaaagactAACTATAGAAGATATCTAAAGAGGATCACCCACCAGAACAATGCTTTGCCCATTACCTGAACTACATGGTAACCCAAAATCTCCAGATGCCTCTTCTTCATGGCATATTCTCCTTTAATATGCGAAGAGTTTTTGCAGAATGCCTTTGAATCAAGAAACTCCACTGCTATTCTGTTAAGAATCAAAACAATGATCTTTCACTTCTGCACGCAattttgtgtacattttaaagtagacaGACTTTTCCCAATTGCCCTTATCGGTAGGCCAATGACGGCAGCCACCAGGGGCGCAACATGAAACAAAAAGTGACTTCACCAAGCAAAACGTCCCACAATGCCACATAAGccaccagtttttttttcacttattgGTAGTGGATTATCCACTGGGAATTTCTACcaactttgtccctaaacagcttgtcagtgccatcttagcccccaaaGAGCctttctgtgtcatctttgtccccaaacagctcgtcagtgccatcttagcccccaaagagcctgtgtcatctttgtccccaaacagcttgtcagtgccatcttagaCCCCAAAGAGCCTGattcatctttgtccccaaacagcttgcatgTGCCATCTGAGCCCCCCCCCgtgaatgttttttctttttctatattaaGCACAGCAGCTGATAGCTCAACACAATTTTAACTGACCTTTGAGCCCCAGGCGGTAGGGACTTTGTTTCCAATAACTGATTATCTGGTCCCCATTGCATCTTTGACAAATCAGCAGAAAGCTGGTCCATGTAAGGAAttggtcttttctttttatccaATATGCATTCAAAATCTgaagagaaaacaaaagaaaactacTATGTTACAACTTAGTAGAGAACCCCCCCcttccaaaaaaaagtaaaaaggacattttatttggaGTATATTCTAAACCAAGAGTTGCAGGTCAGATTAAACTTTTCACTGACTATTCAACTCCAAGCGGatgaattaaatacaaatagttCATAAAAACTAAACGATGATTATATTAAATAACTCAGTAATTTTTGCATAATCTACATTagtgttatttttataacaatCATTGCTGTTCACAACAGATACAACCCTATTCCTCTTTGCTAAGGCCATGTCCACGGCCAAATAACAACAATGGAGAGTAACCCTTATATCTTACCTATAGAATGATAGTAAGGGGTCATCACAGATACTTTAACATAGTTTAATCCTCCAAGAATCTCTCCCAGAAACTGGTGGATCTGCCTCTGCACCGAATTTATGCTTCCGCTCACTGCAGGGAGAGGTCATGACAAAATTtgagacaaaaaaacacaaacgtGTAAGcctaaaaatactaaaaaagaaaatattcttcaaaagcaagagacCTTGTGAGCTACAAGAAAGTGTGAGTCCCTGCACACCCCTGTAACTTTTAAAGGGTAAAGAGCAGCCATTTATTTTGGAGACCATTTGGAAGAGACATGTTTCTCAGTAGCATTGCCCTGATCTGACAGGTTCGTCTTTTAAAGTTGGTTAAGTCAAGAGGATCGAATTAATGCAAAGAAAGAAATGGCAACACAACTAAACTAAAAGGGGAGGAAGACACCTGAAGAAGGATACAGTTGGTCTGATAACAGATTGAACCCTCTATTTTAAAGCACAGCAAAAAGATTAACATGTAACCGGGAATTGTCTCACCTCGGTGCTGAACCTGCTGACAGTACTGATCATGGAACCATGGGATCTGGTATTCAGGGCACTCGAGACACACCGCACGATTTAACTGCATCAGCCGGAGCCGGATCCTAATATTTAACGCAGACGGAAGGGCTGAAATCAAGCAAGATGCAAGTCATTAAAATGCTGTATCTATAGATACAGAGTAGATGTGATCTGGGAAATACACCATAGAAACGAGGatatttttgctttaataatGCGTGTGTGAGAGCTGCATCGAAAATGTCTTCAATATTAGAATTCAAAAAATTCTAGCAGCCTGCTTTGAATCTCGTAAATGTAGTGTCCTTGTTCACTCACGTGCAAAATGACGttagaaaaatatacaaaatgagcTGCCGTAACATGTCTGTAAACattcttcttttaaaaaaataaaataaattaaattaaaaaaaaaactacatcaGATCTagtgtgtgtttaaataaaacaaaagtatacTATACAGCTCTAACACGAACGGggttgttaaagaaaaaaattgaaaggataaagaagaataaaatgtaacccCTACTTTCTAACTGCGCATCCAGTCTGCTCAGGAAATCGATGTTGAATAAAGCTTTTATTAGCTCCTCCGGAAAATATTCTGCAACGGCCAAGGCATAGCCGATCAGCACCAAAAGGTGAGGGTCTATGGCATCTgtatagagaaaaataaagataaaatattttatttttttactgtattaacgtctaccacttctgctggaagattgttccatttatccatcACCCTACCGGTGAAGTACAacatctttacattacatctaagcctgtGACCTCTTGTCTGAACATTTCGACTCCTTTGAAGTATACTTAATATagggaaaaatataaatgctCAAAAGATATTAACAACTAAGATAATGAtcataaaacttaaaaaaagtacattattaCAAAGCATTACAGAAAGCTAGTGGATGCATGCCTGTGTAGCAAGGATTACAGGCAGTAGAAAAAGGCAGAAGCCAATTTATAGACCACTGTATTGATCCAATCTTTTACCATGTTGGACCAATAAACGGTATTACCTTCATCTTCTCGTTGACCGATATGGCTACATCCATTTCCTTATTATACATGGTGGGAAATGGATGAGCCAAACTGTTCCTTACATTTCTAGCATCACGTTCTTCCATCGTATAAATTAACAAACTGCAGTGAAATTAATGGACCAAGTCGAGTCTCTTATTAAGATCGAGTATTCTTACTTATTCATAAAATGAAGCCATACTTACTGATGTGAGGCAGGAAATGTTGAATGCATGTTTCAAAGAACTCCTCTCCTTGAGGAGGATCGTAATTCAGTACAATAAAAGGAAGCAGAATTGCATACATCGCAGAGTAATggatctaaaaagaaaaaaatacaaaagtaaaatactTGTTTTCTTGCTttcaaaaattatgtttttattttaaacatgatGATTGTATTAAAAGGGTCAGAGCAATAATTAAAGGGACTTTCAAGTAGCGAAATAATGAAAACTTGCACCCATATCACACGTAAAGCATCTGAGCGCAAGCAGAATGTTCCTCAGGTTCAGGCCGATTtcccattacatttattaaactgGGGAACAAAAAGGATAACACGGAGTGGACCGATAACCACTAAACAAGAACctaaagcaggggtgtccaacccacggccctccagctgctgcaagactacatctcccatacgtCTCAGCCTGCTTCTTAGCTcaaagagcattgtgggagatgtagtcctccagcagctggagggccgcaggttggactcCCCTGACCTAAAGCCTACAACATGGTATAGTGAACATTTCAGAACTTTTACTTACCTTGGCAATATTCTCCACTGTCACAGAGGCGATTTTGTTAAGCAGAGGGGTACAAAGGCAGTTGGTTCGTGTAATAAACAGCGCAATATCCGTCACGTTTCTGAAGGTAACCTGATCTAATAACCGCTCAAAGGAATTTATAGTTTCTTTCAAAAGCACTTCTTCCAGCCAGTCGCCGGTCATGTACTTCAGTTCTTCCAGAAGAAGGTCAACGTTGTCTATCTTCTGGATTCTTTCAAGCCCGCAGGCATTTAATTCTTTTAGGAGGCCGCCGTATGCTACCGATGGATTGTAATGAGACAGCTTGTCTGTCCGCACCCATTTTATGATTGCAAGCGCTAAGGCGCTTAGGTCACTGAGGCTGCATTGGGGCAGAATAGATTCCACTTTAGAAATGATCTGTTCATCTACTCTAGGAGAGGGCAGTATAGTGAGGACCCGGGTCAACATTGCCACATCACACGGGATGAAGCGGTTTTTTAAATGGCTGTGAAAacggaaataaaagaaaaaaaaaacgcaggtTTCAAAATGGCCCACAATGTATGCATATTTGGGAATGCAAAACAGATTATATACATTAACCATTGATAAACTGGGATTTGGTTTATGAAAATAGACACTTCATGCAcgttaataaattataaaatttaCTATCCCTACGGATTCTTCCAACCCTGATGCACAATATCTTAACACTACAATCTAAATATACGGGAATTAACAGAAACACATTGTGGGCTACGTAGTAAGAGAATTCTGGGATGTTTCAATCACTATTTTCACTATTTGTATATAATTCCTAGTGGTTTTAAGACAATAGATATTCTTCGCATCATGTCACATAACAGGtaataacacatataaaaatCACCTTATCAGAAGCTTCTGCAGCTGTGTAAATACTTCTGGGGTTTGGCAGCGCATCACCACCAAAGCTTGTGTTACTTTAGCCAACTCTACCGGTCTATAGGTATTCAAACACCGATGCAAGAGTGATGCAATCCTGTAGGGGAaacgtaaaaaatatatataaaagaaaaattatatttttgtaggcaaaaaaaaaagtgtaaatatgAACTCGTCTCACGCGCTCCCTATTTTTTATGACCCAAAATAACGCATATTACTTCTGTATGAGGAGAGCGTTTCTGCATTCCATTTCTTCCATTGTTCCAAGAACAGCCAAAATCTGCTGAGGGCTCATTTTATCAACCAATTTCAAGGCATCTTCTTCAAGTCTGCGGAACCAAACGGGAAAAGGTCAAAAGTTACATGATTGTACAGAGAATGGAATATAAGTAACTAGATTTGAAAACATATCATGCTTGGACCGGGactgtcaaatatatatatatatatatatatatatatatatatatatatatatatatatatatatatatatcaggaactaaaaatatatattaatcataGAAATGGAGAATCGGGCAGCATTTCATCTGTCTGCTTTTTATGTTGTAAAGActctaatcagtccttggtgttGCCTTAGATTAGGGATAGTCATATGTCTActctatgcatgt includes:
- the FASTKD1 gene encoding FAST kinase domain-containing protein 1, mitochondrial, translated to MLRCILRHRLPLRLLQVRCMSVDPLLDQLETCTGEDQVLQLVGNNKAKLSVTHVGRAINLLWRFQKEKPTMLRTVDHIRSHPEFIALRILAENKIDLMDDNDLVETLYNMIRFNVEDHDSLVQQLVVEGWKRLENLNPKALSKFAVCLTEQHMNTSPVTGQIASIVDRILDDLEDARILSSLMVSVSSVISPRLRDRLIEKADSLVETLDVSHFNHLRRIVQFLRNVKYTHRPLLEKCNQKLIQSISLMDPEILCIIIGLYQSLQFHNSEFRVLAKARLIESMDQCSDTASFTKLFATLGPMAGQETREKLEEDALKLVDKMSPQQILAVLGTMEEMECRNALLIQKIASLLHRCLNTYRPVELAKVTQALVVMRCQTPEVFTQLQKLLISHLKNRFIPCDVAMLTRVLTILPSPRVDEQIISKVESILPQCSLSDLSALALAIIKWVRTDKLSHYNPSVAYGGLLKELNACGLERIQKIDNVDLLLEELKYMTGDWLEEVLLKETINSFERLLDQVTFRNVTDIALFITRTNCLCTPLLNKIASVTVENIAKIHYSAMYAILLPFIVLNYDPPQGEEFFETCIQHFLPHINAIDPHLLVLIGYALAVAEYFPEELIKALFNIDFLSRLDAQLETLPSALNIRIRLRLMQLNRAVCLECPEYQIPWFHDQYCQQVQHRVSGSINSVQRQIHQFLGEILGGLNYVKVSVMTPYYHSIDFECILDKKKRPIPYMDQLSADLSKMQWGPDNQLLETKSLPPGAQRIAVEFLDSKAFCKNSSHIKGEYAMKKRHLEILGYHVVQISSLEWNSMELSTKDAWKDYLRKKLFDDL